CCGACGATGGTCAGCAGCGTCGACGCGATGGCGATCGTCACGAAGTAGACGAGGACCGCTACGGTGACCACCCAGTTGAGGATCTCCAGGGCCTGACTCATCGGTGCTCCAGCAGGATGAGTTGCTCACTGGCTCGTTGGGCGGCGAAACGATCAGGACCCGATGCGACTTGTTCCAACGCTCGGTGACCGGTCGGTCCCAGGCGTCCCAGAGCCTCGGCCGCGTTGGAGCGTACCCACCACACGGGGTCCGTCATGGCTGTTCGCAGTGCCGAGACCCCATCGGGATTTCCCAGTTCGCCGATTGCCCGGGCGGCCTGAGTGCGCAGCGGCGGGTAAGGGTCCACCAGCGCGACCTCGAGGTCGGCAAGCGATGAGGTGTCACCGCAGTGACCGAGGGCTCGCACCGCGCTCACCCGTTCCTCGTGGGAGCCGATCGCGAACAGATGGTGCAGGGCGGGAGCGGCCGCCGGGTCGCCGATCAGCCCGAGTGCCCGCGCGAGGCCTGTGCGGACGGCCTCGTCGGGATGGGGCGAGTCGCATTCACGCTCGAGGGCCGTCAGGCAGGGCTGCAGTGCCCAGGGGCCGACGAGGCGTTCGACAAGGCGTTCCCAGGGCAGGCTCCGGGCCCGGAGGCCATCGATCAGAGCTCGCGCTGCGTTGTCGTTGTGGCGCAGGCCCAGGGCCCGGGCGGCCACGAGTCGAACGTCCGAGTCTCGATCCTGCAGGGCCCGCGCCGCGGCCCTGACTCCATCGGGGTCGTGGAGGAGATTCAGCAGCAGCACTGAGGTGCCGCGGGCTACCGGATCGCGACGGCTCGTCCGAGCGATGAGGTCGTCGTGCAGGGCCGCGTAGTTGGGTAGTTGCTGCAGGTCGCGGACATCCTGCTGCGATGTCGTGAGCACGGCGACCAGGTCGTTGAGGCCGGGTCCGTGACCCGCCGCCACGGTCAGGAGTTCGTTTCGGTCTGCGTCAGTTCCGACGAGGGCAGCCCGGTAGGCCGCACGCCTTTCGATCATGGTTGCTTCGCGCCGGTCGCGTCCTGCCTTACCGGTCGCGACGAGGATGAGGATCGTGACAGTCGCGGCGGCGATGACGGCCGTGACCAGCAGGACTGCGGTGGTGTCCATCAACCCCTCCGACGATTGCCCGCGCGGTGGAACCCCCCCGTATGGCCCCCCACGCCAACAAGCACAAGGCTAGTGGGGCGCGACGACAAGGGTGAACGGTTGGGACATCGTCAGGGGGTGGACCTGGGGCAGTGTCTGCCGGCGGTCAGGTGACGACCATGGCGATCGCGACGTACTGGGTCACGAACGCCGCGATCGTGAACGAGTGGAATACCTCGTGGTAGCCGAACCAGTCGGGGTGCGGGTCAGGGCGCTTGCGTCCGTAGACGATGCCACCGGCCGTGTAGAGCAGTCCGCCCAACGCGAGCAGTCCGACCACGCCGCCACCGTATTCCGTCCAGATCGCAGGCAGGAAGAACACCGCCACCCAGCCCAGGGCGAGGTAGGACCCTACGACGAGCCAACGCGGCGCCCCCCACCACAGCACCCTCACCACCAGACCCAGGAGCGCGATCGACCACACGAGGATGAGCATGATCGTGCCGGTGCGGCGATCGGTCAGTGCGGCGGCGAAGGGTGTGTAGCTGCCGGCGATGAACACGTAGATGTTCGCGTGGTCGAGGCGGCGCAGCATCGCATTGGTGCGTTGGCCGCCGGCCCCGAGGTGGTAGGAGGCGCTCGTACCGAACAGCAGAACTGTCGTGGCGACGTAGACGGCAACTGCCAGGCGCAAACCTTCGGACGGCGTGACGACGAGGAGTCCCAGGCCCATGACGAACGCCAGCGGAGCCGCGCCGAAGTGCAGCCAACCCCGCAGTCTTGGCTTCACCGCTGCCTCGAGCGAGTGACGCAGGTCGTCCAGCCGCTCGCCTGGATGTGCGTACGGTGCCGCCGGGCGCTCGCTCTCGTCTACTGCCATTTACCTACGGTACCGTAGGTTTCGGTTGTCGCCTCCCGGGTTCTGGGCCACGATGACCTGGTTCCGAGGGGTCCGCGCCGGTTGGGAGCAGAGAGTCAGGACAACGTTCCGATCTCGAACATGGCCAGCGCGGCGGTCGGCTCCAGCTGTCCGCCGTGCTGTGCGCTGAAGGAGTCGCTGGCATCCTTACCGCACAGTTGCTCGATCCGGGCTGCCCCTCCGGGATGTTGTCTGATCCACGCCGTCAAGTCGTAGACGGTGCTGCCGATGGCCACCCAGCAACTCGCCGGTGTTGCGTGGCGCTGCACGTCCGCCAGAGTGAACTCAGCCG
The DNA window shown above is from Candidatus Nanopelagicales bacterium and carries:
- a CDS encoding hemolysin III family protein; translation: MAVDESERPAAPYAHPGERLDDLRHSLEAAVKPRLRGWLHFGAAPLAFVMGLGLLVVTPSEGLRLAVAVYVATTVLLFGTSASYHLGAGGQRTNAMLRRLDHANIYVFIAGSYTPFAAALTDRRTGTIMLILVWSIALLGLVVRVLWWGAPRWLVVGSYLALGWVAVFFLPAIWTEYGGGVVGLLALGGLLYTAGGIVYGRKRPDPHPDWFGYHEVFHSFTIAAFVTQYVAIAMVVT
- a CDS encoding HEAT repeat domain-containing protein, with the protein product MDTTAVLLVTAVIAAATVTILILVATGKAGRDRREATMIERRAAYRAALVGTDADRNELLTVAAGHGPGLNDLVAVLTTSQQDVRDLQQLPNYAALHDDLIARTSRRDPVARGTSVLLLNLLHDPDGVRAAARALQDRDSDVRLVAARALGLRHNDNAARALIDGLRARSLPWERLVERLVGPWALQPCLTALERECDSPHPDEAVRTGLARALGLIGDPAAAPALHHLFAIGSHEERVSAVRALGHCGDTSSLADLEVALVDPYPPLRTQAARAIGELGNPDGVSALRTAMTDPVWWVRSNAAEALGRLGPTGHRALEQVASGPDRFAAQRASEQLILLEHR